The nucleotide sequence CGCGGCCAGCGCCGCCTCGGCGGGGATCCCGGCGTCGCACAGCGCCCGGATCTCGTCGGCGATCACGCCGTGGTCGATGCCGCCGCCGGCGTCGGTGCCGGCGAACACCGGCACCCCGGCCTCGTAGGCGGCCCGCACGACGGCGCCGGAGTTCGCGTACAGCCGCCGCATCGTGCTGGCGTAGCTCGGGAACTTCTTCTCCCCCGCCGCCGCGAAACCCGGGAAGTTCTCCACGTTGACCAGCGTCGGGACGACGGCGGTGCCGCGGCGGGCCATCTCGCCGATGAGCTCCTCGGTCAGCCCGGTGCCGTGCTCGATGCAGTCGATCCCGGCCTCGATGAGCCCCGGGAGCGCGTCGGTGCCGAAGGTGTGCGCGGTGACCCGGGCACCCTCCTCGTGGGCCGCCGCGATCGCCGCCGCGAGGACGTCGGCCGGCCACTCGGGCGCGAGGTCACCGACCGACCGGTCGATCCAGTCCCCCACCAGCTTCACCCAGCCGTCACCCCGGCGGGCCTGGATCCGCGTCTGCTCGACGAGGTCGTCGGGCTCGATCTCGATGCCCAGCCCCGGGATGTACCGGCGGGGGCGGGCGATGTGCCGCCCGGCCCGTATGATCGTCGGCAGCTCCGGGTCGTCGTCCAGGGCCCGGGTGTCGACCGGCGACCCGCAGTCCCGCAGCGCCAGCACCCCGGCGTCCCGCTCGGTCAGGGCCTGCTGCCGTGCGTGGGCGAGGTCCTCGACGTGCCCGCCGCCGCGCGCGATGCCCACGTGGCAGTGCGCGTCGACCAGCCCCGGGAGCAGCCAGCCGCCCCTGATGACCGTCTCCGCGCCCGGCACCGGCTCGAAGGTGAACCGCCCGTCGCGCACCCAGACGTCGCGGTGCTCCCCCTCGGGCAGCACCACCCCGGACAGGTGCAGCGACGGCAGCGTGCTCACCGGCCGCGCTCGTCCTTCAGCTGGTCGAAGTTGAGCTTGGTGAGGTCGGGCAGGCCCTGCCCCGGCGGCAGACCCGGCATCCCGGCGCCGCCGAAGGGGTTGGCACCGCCCGGGAAGCCGGCGCCGGGCGGCAGGCCGGGCGCGCCCACGGGACGCCGGGCCGGGCCGCCCTTCCCCTTGCCCTTCTTCCCCTTGCCCTTCTTGGACTGCGCCTGCATCTGCCGGCCGCGGGCCTTTTTCGACATCGGGCCCATGCCGGGCAGGCCCATGCTGCCGGCCATCTGGCCCATCATCTTCTGGGCCTGGGCGAACCGCTCGAGCAGCGAGTTCACCTCGGTCACCGTCACGCCGGAACCGTTGGCGATGCGCACCCGCCGCGAGGCGTTGATGATCTTCGAGTCGACCCGCTCCTGCGGCGTCATCGACCGGATGATCGCCGCGGTGCGGTCGAGGTCGCGGTCGTTGACCTGCGCGAGCTGCTCCTTCATCTGGCCGGCGCCCGGCAGCATGCCCAGCAGGTTCGCGATCGGGCCCATCTTGCGGATCGCCATCATCTGCTCGAGGAAGTCCTCGAGCGTGAAGCCCTCGCGGGAGGCGAACTTGCCGGCCATCTTCTCGGCCTGGTCGGCGTCGAAAGCCTGCTCGGCCTGCTCGATGAGGGTCAGCACGTCACCCATGCCGAGGATGCGCGAGGCCATCCGCTCGGGGTGGAAGACGTCGAAGTCGGTGAGCTTCTCACCGGTCGAGGCGAACATGATCGGCTGGCCGGTCACGTACCGCACCGAGAGCGCCGCACCACCGCGCGCGTCGCCGTCGAGCTTGGTCAGGACGACGCCGGAGAAGCCGACGCCCTCCTGGAAGGCCTGCGCCGTGGTGACGGCGTCCTGGCCGATCATCGCGTCGACGACGAACAGGGTCTCGTCGGGCTGCACGGCGTCGCGGATCGAGGCGGCCTGGGCCATCAGGTCGGCGTCGATGCCCAGCCGGCCGGCGGTGTCGACGACGACGACGTCGTGCATCGTGCGGCGGGCGTGGTCGATCGAGTCGCGGGCCACCTGCACCGGGTCGCCGACGCCGTTGCCCGGCTCCGGCGCGTAGACGTCGACCCCGGCCTGCCCGGCCACGATCGAGAGCTGGTTGACCGCGTTGGGCCGCTGGAGGTCGGCGGCGACCAGCATCGGGGTGTGGCCCTGACCCTTCAGCCACCGGCCGAGCTTGCCGGCGAGCGTGGTCTTACCGGCGCCCTGCAGACCGGCGAGCATGATCACCGTCGGCGACTGCTTGGCCAGCCGGATGCGGCGGGTCTCGCCACCGAGGATCTCGATGAGCTCCTCGTTGACGATCTTGATGACCTGCTGCGCGGGGTTCAGCGCCTGGGAGACCTCCGCACCACGGGCGCGCTCCTTGACGGCGGTGATGAAGGCCCGCACCGCCGGCAGGGCGACATCGGCCTCCAGCAGTGCGATCCGGATCTCGCGCGCGGTCGCGTCGATGTCGGCGTCGGAGAGCCGACCCTTGCCTCGCAGGCCGGTGAAGACCTTGTCGAGGCGGTCGGAGAGGGTCTCGAACACAGCACGTCCTCAGAAGTCACGGGCACGGGCTCGCCGCGCCACCTGGCTCCCAGCGTATCGAGGGAAGTCGAGCCCGGTCAGGCCGCGCGGTCGAGGCGGGGGGCGACCGCCGTCACGGCGGCCTCCCCGGTGACCACGGCGGAGCCGCAGTCGGCGCAGATCCACTCGGGGCACTCGCCGCCGTCCTCGGTGTGCCCGTCGACGCACGGCGGCTGCACGAACTCCCGGTCGTCCCCGCAGCTGGGGCAGGGCCACTGGCGGCTGTCCACGGCAGGCTCCTCTCGGAAAGCGGGACCGGTCCGTCCCGAACTGCCCACGACCGTCGCACGCACCACCGACAGAACCCGGGAGATCAGGGCGGCGTGTCGCCCGCGGTCAGCACGCCGGCGCCCCGCGTGGCGGCCACCAGCGCCGCATCGACCCGCGCGCGCTGGTCTGGGTCCACCGGCGAGCCGGACGGGTTGGCGACGTAGAAGCAGTCGACCGCGTCCCCGCCCAGGGTCTCGATGAGGGCCGACGTCACGTCCAGCCCCTCACCGGCGATGGCGGCGGTGAGCCGGTACAGCAGCCCCGCGCGGTCGCCGGCCCGGACCTCCACGATCCCGGTCGCCCGGCCGCTCACCTCGTGGTTGTGCCAGGAGATGCGGGGCGGCGCCGACCGCGTGTCCTGGTGGTAGTCGGCCTCCCGCTGCCGCAGCCGCTCGGCCAGCGAGAGCGTCCCCTCCAGCGCCGCGCGCACGGCGTCGGCCAGGATCTCCGGCACCGGCGCCCGGCCGAACCGGGGGCGCACCGCGAACACCCCGGTGCCGTAGCCGTCGACCACGGTCAGCTTCGCCGCCCGCACGTCGAGCTGGTTGAGCGCCAGCACCCCGGCGCAGGTGCTGAGCAGGCCGGGACGGTCCGGGGCCCCGATGGTCACCTGCTGGCCGTCGGCGACGTCCTCGATCCCCACCGTGACCGACCGGGTGGCCCCGGGGATGTCCGGGGCGGGTGCGGTGACCTGGGGCCGGGTCGGGTGCAGCACCGGCTGCGGCTCGGACAGCTGGGTCCCGCCCATCTCGGCCTGCACGCGGGCGACCAGCGCGGCGACGAGGTGCGCCTTCCACGGCGACCACGCCGAGGCGCTGGTCGCGGCGCCGTCGGCCTGGGCGAGGGCGTGCAGCAGGTGCAGCACGCTCGCGTCGCCGTCGATGGTCGCCGCCACCCGCTCGACCGTCGCGGGGTCGTCGATGTCCCGCCGGGTCGCCGTGGCCGGGAGCAGCAGGTGGTGGCGGACGAGGGTCCCCAGGACGGCGACGTCGGGCTCGGAGAACCCCATCCGGGTGCCGATCGCGGCGGCGATCGGCTCCCCCACCACGCTGTGGTCCCCCGGCCAGCCCTTGCCGATGTCGTGCAGCAGGGCCGCCACGAGCAGCAGGTCCGGCCGGTCGACGTCCCGGGTCAGCTCCGACGCCGCGGCCGCCGCCTCGATCAGGTGCCGGTCGACGGTGTACCGGTGCCACGGGTGGCGCTGCGGCAGCGACCGGACGCGGTCCCACTCGGGAAGGAGCCGGGAGAGCAGGCCCTCCTGGTCCAGCTGCTCCAGGACCGGCACGGCCGACCGGCCGCTGGCGAGCACCCGGAGGAACGACCAGCGGGCCTCCGGGGGCCAGGGTTCGGGCATCGGCGGGCCGTGCACCGCGAGCACCTTCAACGTGTAGGGCGACAGCAGCAGGTCGGCCCGCGCGGCGGCCGCGGCGGCGCGCAGCAGCAGCCCCGGGTCGGCGGCCGGGCGGGCGTCGCGGGCGAGGACCACCTCGTCGCCCTGCCGGACGACACCCTCGGCCAGCGGCTCGCGGCGGATCCGGCGGTACCGGCCACGGGGACGCCGCACCAGGGCGGCCTCCACGCGACGCCACGTCTCGTCGGCGACGAACGCCAGGCGACGCCCGGCGAGGCTGACCTCGCGGAGCAGGACGTCCTCGTCGGCGAGGCCGAGCGCCACGGCGATCGGGCGCTGCTCCTGGCGGACCAGGACGTCGGTGGCGCGGCCGGAGCGGCGGCGGAGCTCGTCGCGCACGTCGAGCAGGAAGGCGTAGGCCCGCTCGACCTCGGCCGCCGGCTCGTCGACGAGCTGGGCGGCGGCCGCCGCCCGGAGCACCTGCCCCTCCCGGAGCCCGCCGTAGGCCTCCTTGAGGTCGGGTTCCAGCAGGAAGGCGAGCTCCCCCAGCCGGGCGGCCCGCTCCCGGCGCAGGTCGCGCAGCTGCGGCAGCAACCGCGAGGCGTGCTGGCGCCAGCTGGCCAGGGTGGCCGCCCGCAGCCGGGCGGCGAGCTCGGCGTCCCCGGCCACCAGCCGGGCGTCGAGCAGCCCGAGACCGGCCTTGGCGTCGGTCGAGGCGACGGCGACGGCCTCGGCGACCGACCGCACCGAGTGGTCCAGCCGCAGGCCGGTGTCCCAGACGGGGTACCAGAGCGCGTCGGCGACCGCGGCGATCTCCGGCCGCCCGTCGTGCACCAGGACGAGGTCGAGGTCGCCGTAGGGCGGCAGCTCCCGGCGGCCGAGGCTGCCGACCGCCACCAGGGCCACCCCGTCGGTGCCCGTGCGGGGCGGCCCGCCGCGCGCGGCGCGGGCCGGCGGCGTCCCGGCGACGGCGTCGTCGAGCAGGCGGCCGAGCCACGCCTCGAGGGCCGCTCCGCGCTCGACCCGGCCCAGCCCCGGCAGCGCCTCGGTGTCCAGCACGCGTCCCCCTCCGTCGGGCGTCCTCGCCCAGTGCGGTTCCGAAAGTGCAGTCGGCCGGGGCGGCGGGCGATCCCACCACCCCGGCCGACGGGTGCGCTCAGCGCGGACGGCTCAGACCGCGTCCTCCCCGCGCTCGCCGGTGCGGACCCGGACGACCTCGTCGATCGTGGTCACCCAGACCTTCCCGTCACCGATCTGGCCGGTGGAGGCGGCCTCGACGACGGCGTCCACGACACGGGCGGCGTCGAGCTCGCCGACGACGACCTCGATGCGGACCTTCGGCACGAAGTCCACCTGGTACTCCGCACCGCGGTAGACCTCGGTGTGCCCCCGCTGACGGCCGAAGCCCTGGACCTCGCTGACGGTGAGCCCGGCGATGCCGATCAGCTCGAGGGCGTTCTTGACGTCGTCGAGCTTGAACGGCTTGACGATCGCGGTGACCAGCTTCATGCCCGGATCCCTTCCGTGTTTCGGGCCTCGGCGCGTGCCTGGCCGCTCAGTGGTGCGGTGGAACCGCTGCTACCGAGGGAGGCGAGGTCGTAGCCCGACTCGGCGTGCACGACGGTGTCGATACCGGCGACCTCGTCCTCCTCCGTGATGCGGAAGCCCATCGTCTTCTGGATGACGATGCCGATGACCAGCGTAAGGACGAAGGAGAAGACGAGGACGGCGACCGCCCCGACGACCTGGCGCCACAGCTGGTCGACGCTGCCGCCGTAGAAGAGGCTCTCCACGCCGGCCGGGGCGGCCGGGTCGGCCAGGAAGCCGATGGCGATGGTGCCCCAGAGGCCACCGACGAGGTGCACGCCGACGACGTCGAGCGAGTCGTCGTAGCCGAGCTTGTACTTGAGGCCGACGGCGAGGGCGCACAGCGCGCCGGCGATCACGCCGATGATGATCGCGCCGATCGGCGAGACCGACGAGCAGGCCGGCGTGATGGCGACCAGGCCGGCGACGACGCCGGACGCGGCGCCCAGCGACGTCGAGTGGCCGTCGCGGAGCTTCTCCACCAGGAGCCAGCCGAGGATGGCCGCGCCGGTGGCCACCAGGGTGTTCACCCAGGCGACGGCGGCGGTGTTGTTCGCGGCGAGGGCGGAGCCGGCGTTGAAGCCGAACCAGCCGAACCACAGCAGCCCGGCGCCGAGCATGACCAGCGGCAGGTTGTGCGGCCGCATGGCGTCGCGACCGAAGCCGCGCCGCTTGCCCAGCACCAGGGCGAGGGCGAGGCCCGCCGCACCGGCGTTGATGTGGACGGCGGTGCCACCGGCGAAGTCGATCGCGGCGAGGTCGTTGGCGATCCAGCCGCCGATCACGTCGTCGACGTCGAAGGCGAACACCCAGTGCGCCACCGGGAAGTAGACGAGCGTCGCCCAGATGCCGACGAAGACCATCCACGCGCCGAACTTCGCGCGGTCGGCGATGGCGCCGGAGATGAGCGCGACGGTGATGATGGCGAAGACGGCCTGGAAGCCGACGAAGGCCATGACGGGCAGGCCACCGCCCTCGCTGGTCGCGTCCTCCATCAGACCCGCGAGGCCGAAGAACTCGGCGGGGTTGCCGAGCAGGCCGCCGCCGCCGACGCTGTCGCCGAAGGCGATCGAGTAGCCGTAGAGCACCCAGAGCACGCTGACCAGGGCCAGGGCGCCGAAGCTCATCATCATCATGTTCAGCACGCTCTTCGCGCGGACCATGCCGCCGTAGAAGAGTGCGAGGCCGGGGGTCATCAGCAGCACGAGCGCGGCGCTGGTGAGGATCCAGGCGGTGTCGCCGGTGTTGACCACGGCAACCTCCTGTGTCGGGTCGTCGGCCGGGCGGCCGTATCGGTGAAGCCCCGTCCTCCGTGCGGGAGGGGCGACTCGGCGTTCACCGTGCCCGCCGCGTGTTTCCGGGGGCGGCCGTGCCACGTTTCGGAGCCGTGAACTCCCCGCCGCGTTTCCCGTCCCCGCGTTGCGGGCATGTTGCGCCGCCCTCCGAGGGGGCATCCCCGCTCCACGGGCGGAGCACGGCGCGCCAGTTGCGAACGATGTGCAATAAGGTCGTCGGCGTGCACGTGCCCGATGGATTCCTCGACCCGGCCACCTCGGTGGCGACCGCAGCGGTGGCCGCCGGCACGGTGGCGCTCGCCCTCCGCAAGGCCCGCACCGAGCTCGACGACCGCACCGCGCCCCTCGCCGGGCTCGCCGCCGCGTTCGTCTTCGCCGGTCAGATGATGAACTTCCCGCTGCCCGGCCTGCCGGTGAGCGGGCACCTGATCGGGGCGGTGCTCACCGCCGTCCTGGTCGGCCCCTGGACAGCGGTGCTCTGCATGACCGTGGTCCTGCTCGTGCAGGCCGTCCTCTTCGCCGACGGCGGGATCACCGCCCTGGGCACGAACGTCACGCTGATGGCGCTGCTGGCGGTGGTGCTGGGCTACGGCGCCTTCCGGGGCCTGGCCGCCGTCCTGCCCCGGACCCGGGCCGGGATCCTGACCGCCACCGGGATCGCCGCCTATCTCTCCGTGCCGGCCGCCGCGCTGACCTTCGTCGGCCTGTTCGCCCTCGGCGGCAGCGTCGACATCCCGATCGGCACGGTCGCCGCGGCGATGACCGGCGTCCACCTGCTCATCGGCCTCGGCGAGGCGGCGATCACCGTCGCCGTCGTGGGCGCCGTGCTCGCCGTCCGCCCCGACCTGGTGCACGGCGCGGCGCGGCTGCGGAGCACCGCACCGCTGGCCGGCCGGCCCACCGCGGCCACGGGCGTGGCCCGATGACCCGCCGCGGCCGCACCCTC is from Blastococcus sp. HT6-4 and encodes:
- a CDS encoding P-II family nitrogen regulator, translated to MKLVTAIVKPFKLDDVKNALELIGIAGLTVSEVQGFGRQRGHTEVYRGAEYQVDFVPKVRIEVVVGELDAARVVDAVVEAASTGQIGDGKVWVTTIDEVVRVRTGERGEDAV
- a CDS encoding [protein-PII] uridylyltransferase; this encodes MLDTEALPGLGRVERGAALEAWLGRLLDDAVAGTPPARAARGGPPRTGTDGVALVAVGSLGRRELPPYGDLDLVLVHDGRPEIAAVADALWYPVWDTGLRLDHSVRSVAEAVAVASTDAKAGLGLLDARLVAGDAELAARLRAATLASWRQHASRLLPQLRDLRRERAARLGELAFLLEPDLKEAYGGLREGQVLRAAAAAQLVDEPAAEVERAYAFLLDVRDELRRRSGRATDVLVRQEQRPIAVALGLADEDVLLREVSLAGRRLAFVADETWRRVEAALVRRPRGRYRRIRREPLAEGVVRQGDEVVLARDARPAADPGLLLRAAAAAARADLLLSPYTLKVLAVHGPPMPEPWPPEARWSFLRVLASGRSAVPVLEQLDQEGLLSRLLPEWDRVRSLPQRHPWHRYTVDRHLIEAAAAASELTRDVDRPDLLLVAALLHDIGKGWPGDHSVVGEPIAAAIGTRMGFSEPDVAVLGTLVRHHLLLPATATRRDIDDPATVERVAATIDGDASVLHLLHALAQADGAATSASAWSPWKAHLVAALVARVQAEMGGTQLSEPQPVLHPTRPQVTAPAPDIPGATRSVTVGIEDVADGQQVTIGAPDRPGLLSTCAGVLALNQLDVRAAKLTVVDGYGTGVFAVRPRFGRAPVPEILADAVRAALEGTLSLAERLRQREADYHQDTRSAPPRISWHNHEVSGRATGIVEVRAGDRAGLLYRLTAAIAGEGLDVTSALIETLGGDAVDCFYVANPSGSPVDPDQRARVDAALVAATRGAGVLTAGDTPP
- a CDS encoding ammonium transporter, with product MVNTGDTAWILTSAALVLLMTPGLALFYGGMVRAKSVLNMMMMSFGALALVSVLWVLYGYSIAFGDSVGGGGLLGNPAEFFGLAGLMEDATSEGGGLPVMAFVGFQAVFAIITVALISGAIADRAKFGAWMVFVGIWATLVYFPVAHWVFAFDVDDVIGGWIANDLAAIDFAGGTAVHINAGAAGLALALVLGKRRGFGRDAMRPHNLPLVMLGAGLLWFGWFGFNAGSALAANNTAAVAWVNTLVATGAAILGWLLVEKLRDGHSTSLGAASGVVAGLVAITPACSSVSPIGAIIIGVIAGALCALAVGLKYKLGYDDSLDVVGVHLVGGLWGTIAIGFLADPAAPAGVESLFYGGSVDQLWRQVVGAVAVLVFSFVLTLVIGIVIQKTMGFRITEEDEVAGIDTVVHAESGYDLASLGSSGSTAPLSGQARAEARNTEGIRA
- the ffh gene encoding signal recognition particle protein, with the protein product MFETLSDRLDKVFTGLRGKGRLSDADIDATAREIRIALLEADVALPAVRAFITAVKERARGAEVSQALNPAQQVIKIVNEELIEILGGETRRIRLAKQSPTVIMLAGLQGAGKTTLAGKLGRWLKGQGHTPMLVAADLQRPNAVNQLSIVAGQAGVDVYAPEPGNGVGDPVQVARDSIDHARRTMHDVVVVDTAGRLGIDADLMAQAASIRDAVQPDETLFVVDAMIGQDAVTTAQAFQEGVGFSGVVLTKLDGDARGGAALSVRYVTGQPIMFASTGEKLTDFDVFHPERMASRILGMGDVLTLIEQAEQAFDADQAEKMAGKFASREGFTLEDFLEQMMAIRKMGPIANLLGMLPGAGQMKEQLAQVNDRDLDRTAAIIRSMTPQERVDSKIINASRRVRIANGSGVTVTEVNSLLERFAQAQKMMGQMAGSMGLPGMGPMSKKARGRQMQAQSKKGKGKKGKGKGGPARRPVGAPGLPPGAGFPGGANPFGGAGMPGLPPGQGLPDLTKLNFDQLKDERGR
- a CDS encoding amidohydrolase family protein, which gives rise to MSTLPSLHLSGVVLPEGEHRDVWVRDGRFTFEPVPGAETVIRGGWLLPGLVDAHCHVGIARGGGHVEDLAHARQQALTERDAGVLALRDCGSPVDTRALDDDPELPTIIRAGRHIARPRRYIPGLGIEIEPDDLVEQTRIQARRGDGWVKLVGDWIDRSVGDLAPEWPADVLAAAIAAAHEEGARVTAHTFGTDALPGLIEAGIDCIEHGTGLTEELIGEMARRGTAVVPTLVNVENFPGFAAAGEKKFPSYASTMRRLYANSGAVVRAAYEAGVPVFAGTDAGGGIDHGVIADEIRALCDAGIPAEAALAAGSWRAREWLGLRGIEEGATADVVVYETDPRADLDSLRRPQRTILRGRLVG
- a CDS encoding energy-coupling factor ABC transporter permease, producing the protein MHVPDGFLDPATSVATAAVAAGTVALALRKARTELDDRTAPLAGLAAAFVFAGQMMNFPLPGLPVSGHLIGAVLTAVLVGPWTAVLCMTVVLLVQAVLFADGGITALGTNVTLMALLAVVLGYGAFRGLAAVLPRTRAGILTATGIAAYLSVPAAALTFVGLFALGGSVDIPIGTVAAAMTGVHLLIGLGEAAITVAVVGAVLAVRPDLVHGAARLRSTAPLAGRPTAATGVAR